One genomic window of Clostridioides sp. ES-S-0054-01 includes the following:
- a CDS encoding SEC-C domain-containing protein yields the protein MLGRNELCPCGSGKKYKKCCLNKDIVSERACRKTELSQKQYTDLYSKLYDYSRQDKFKDECKKAKEMFYIMHNDSVNEKFERFFNTYLIQDHIMENKKVMTVGFLEENGANLSQSEVSILKSLFESYVSIYEVKEVSVGRVVLKDCLSGNELYTEDVKLLRSFKIGSCMIARIVDIEGINILIDVTISISNEVKDIILKDIMNLFNQYQGVYKDMKTFLIYHTHILYKYIQQLLDPSIAEYLKREREKNDIKVNSESGLAEEECKVLDTLKENVEKENIDACIEFWNEYKKNHENIKGAENGWAAAVEYYVKKEAGQPITQVQISKKYDISSSTLGKRYKDLKIS from the coding sequence TTGTTAGGGAGAAATGAGCTATGCCCTTGTGGAAGTGGCAAAAAATACAAGAAATGTTGTTTAAATAAAGATATTGTTTCAGAAAGAGCATGCAGAAAAACTGAACTTTCACAAAAACAATATACAGATTTATATTCAAAGTTATATGATTATTCAAGACAGGATAAGTTTAAAGACGAATGTAAAAAAGCTAAAGAAATGTTTTATATAATGCATAATGATAGTGTAAATGAAAAGTTTGAAAGATTTTTTAATACTTATTTAATACAAGACCACATAATGGAAAATAAAAAGGTTATGACAGTTGGTTTTCTTGAAGAAAATGGTGCAAACCTAAGTCAATCAGAAGTATCAATATTAAAAAGTCTATTTGAATCATATGTAAGTATTTATGAGGTAAAAGAAGTTTCTGTTGGAAGAGTAGTCTTAAAAGATTGTCTGAGTGGGAATGAACTTTATACAGAAGATGTAAAACTTTTAAGAAGTTTTAAAATCGGAAGTTGTATGATAGCTAGAATAGTTGATATTGAAGGAATTAACATATTGATAGATGTAACTATAAGTATATCAAATGAGGTTAAAGATATAATTTTAAAGGATATTATGAATTTATTCAATCAATATCAAGGTGTATACAAAGATATGAAGACGTTCTTAATTTATCATACACATATACTATACAAGTATATACAACAGCTTTTAGACCCAAGTATAGCTGAATACTTAAAGAGAGAAAGAGAAAAAAATGATATAAAAGTTAATTCAGAAAGTGGATTAGCTGAAGAAGAATGTAAGGTTTTAGATACTCTTAAAGAAAATGTAGAAAAAGAAAATATAGATGCATGTATAGAGTTTTGGAATGAATATAAGAAAAATCATGAAAATATAAAAGGAGCTGAAAATGGTTGGGCAGCTGCTGTTGAATATTATGTTAAGAAAGAAGCAGGACAACCTATAACTCAAGTGCAAATATCAAAAAAATACGATATAAGCTCTAGCACTCTAGGAAAAAGATACAAAGATTTAAAAATATCTTAA
- a CDS encoding pilus assembly protein PilM gives MAIIKKFLNLEINDDYIRLIFLRKNHKKVFIDKSIIKEINFNIKNDSDSVEKIKYIEDVVRFVKEEIRKLKISYKTLYFNIQIQDIVIRNVEVLDTKKKRDILSMIEFEITQYIPININSYSIKYKVINSTNDKLNIQVILFPKSIIQLVESISKSLNMNPKAININFDILQKLINLDLIDNFSEEGVFIECKKNQFIINIAKDKKIEETYLLSKEIKSYESVKRILRNFKYIYYYGIEDCFIEEYFKYTDKSIEVNPLRLKDKVKVENNFDTGLEDSSINYISSIGMII, from the coding sequence ATGGCTATAATTAAAAAATTTTTAAATTTAGAGATAAATGATGATTATATAAGGCTTATATTTTTAAGAAAAAATCATAAAAAAGTTTTTATAGATAAATCAATTATAAAAGAGATTAATTTTAATATAAAAAATGATAGTGATTCGGTTGAGAAGATTAAATACATAGAAGATGTAGTTAGATTTGTAAAAGAGGAGATAAGGAAATTAAAAATATCATATAAAACTTTATACTTTAACATTCAAATTCAAGATATAGTCATTAGAAATGTTGAAGTTCTAGATACTAAGAAAAAAAGAGATATATTAAGTATGATTGAATTTGAAATAACACAATATATCCCAATAAATATAAATAGCTATTCAATAAAATATAAAGTTATAAATTCTACCAATGATAAATTGAATATACAAGTAATTCTTTTTCCAAAGAGTATTATTCAATTAGTTGAAAGTATTTCAAAAAGTCTAAACATGAATCCAAAGGCTATAAATATAAATTTTGATATATTACAAAAGCTTATAAACTTAGATTTAATAGACAACTTTTCAGAAGAAGGAGTATTTATAGAATGTAAAAAAAATCAGTTCATTATAAATATAGCGAAAGATAAAAAAATAGAAGAAACATACTTGCTATCAAAGGAAATAAAATCATATGAGTCAGTAAAAAGGATATTAAGGAATTTTAAGTACATTTATTACTATGGTATAGAAGATTGTTTTATTGAAGAATACTTTAAATATACAGATAAGTCTATTGAAGTAAATCCATTAAGATTAAAAGATAAAGTAAAAGTAGAAAATAATTTTGATACAGGCTTAGAAGATAGTAGCATAAATTATATAAGTAGTATAGGAATGATTATTTAA
- a CDS encoding type II secretion system protein, with translation MINKKRRGFTLVEMIVVVTILGVISSIALVKYSKVQESAKLNADYTNAANIVTAASMAINDDEKIAESLSVESLKEKGYLNTVPVPQSTSGKFELVISDNGTDISVNINSKQFYPK, from the coding sequence TTGATAAATAAAAAACGAAGAGGATTTACACTTGTTGAAATGATTGTAGTGGTAACTATTTTAGGAGTTATATCTAGTATAGCATTAGTTAAATACAGTAAGGTTCAAGAAAGTGCTAAGTTAAATGCAGACTATACAAATGCCGCTAATATAGTAACAGCAGCTAGTATGGCAATTAATGATGATGAAAAGATAGCAGAATCACTAAGTGTAGAGTCATTAAAGGAAAAGGGATACTTAAATACTGTTCCAGTTCCTCAGAGTACATCAGGTAAATTTGAACTTGTTATAAGTGATAACGGAACGGATATAAGTGTAAATATAAATTCTAAACAATTTTATCCAAAATAG
- a CDS encoding type II secretion system F family protein, with the protein MRLSKSIFYNLEKFYLVLNRISDKEIRIICKEIGILLESGCEITKIFEIIESQSNKKVKNLLNIVSNHIQKGNSIAESFQITGTFSKFFISMIKAGEASGNLDVIMSDLSNYYDKEYKLKTKIITISIYPIILIVLSILSMLFIFIFVIPNFKVVFTSNGIEPPLITKVLMGISTIVTNNLGYLIFCLILFSIGSIYFFVTNDNIKKLINLLKFKMPFVKRINQLVATTRFSRALSILISSGIQIVEAIDMSASVIDNEFIYERLKISNNYIKKGNSIGKSLNLANIFPKLFISMANTGEESGKLDKSLDVINKFYENELNSKIEQIMKFIEPMLIIFMGLIIGTFILAMVIPMFDAITSF; encoded by the coding sequence ATGAGATTATCTAAAAGTATATTTTATAATTTAGAAAAGTTTTATTTAGTATTAAATAGAATTAGTGATAAAGAAATTAGAATAATTTGCAAAGAGATAGGCATACTATTGGAATCAGGATGTGAAATTACAAAGATATTTGAAATCATTGAGAGTCAGTCCAATAAAAAAGTAAAAAATTTGCTCAATATAGTATCAAATCATATTCAAAAAGGTAACTCAATAGCAGAATCATTTCAAATAACAGGTACATTTTCTAAATTCTTTATAAGCATGATAAAAGCAGGAGAAGCTAGTGGAAACTTAGATGTAATAATGAGCGATTTGTCTAACTATTATGATAAAGAATACAAATTAAAAACGAAAATAATAACTATCTCAATCTATCCAATAATACTTATAGTATTATCTATCTTATCAATGCTATTTATATTTATATTTGTAATACCTAATTTTAAGGTGGTTTTTACCAGTAATGGAATTGAACCACCTTTAATAACTAAAGTTTTAATGGGAATATCTACAATAGTTACAAATAATTTAGGTTATCTGATATTTTGTCTTATATTGTTTTCAATAGGAAGCATTTATTTCTTTGTAACAAATGATAATATAAAAAAATTGATTAATTTGTTAAAGTTCAAAATGCCATTTGTAAAAAGAATTAATCAATTAGTAGCTACAACAAGATTTTCAAGAGCATTGTCTATTTTGATTAGTAGTGGAATACAAATTGTGGAAGCTATAGACATGTCAGCTAGTGTTATAGACAATGAATTTATTTACGAAAGGTTAAAGATTTCTAATAACTATATAAAAAAAGGCAATAGCATAGGTAAATCCTTGAATCTAGCGAATATTTTTCCTAAATTATTTATTTCAATGGCAAATACAGGAGAAGAAAGCGGTAAACTAGATAAAAGTCTAGATGTAATAAATAAATTTTATGAAAATGAATTAAATAGCAAAATAGAGCAAATAATGAAATTTATAGAACCTATGTTAATTATCTTTATGGGATTAATTATTGGAACTTTTATTTTGGCAATGGTTATTCCTATGTTCGATGCAATTACTAGTTTTTAG
- a CDS encoding type II/IV secretion system protein: MIKIILEESSLSMLIPEKLAKKYNVFPVEFQDDNLVVEIEDEDIYALQDLRLATGKEIILKKEKKELISEKIEKYYNSSELDEDYAKKLFENLLEKAIKENASDIHIEPFKEHLIVRMRVDGELKEVSKFLVDVYPSLSTVVKLKASMDITEKRLPQDGRVDIKLSGNLIDIRVSSIPTVYGEKIVLRILNRDTFLKDKLELGFSEEAIKSINHIINKRAGILLVTGPTGSGKTTTVYSLLNDLKGINKNIMTIENPVEYKMDGISQIQVNSKVGLSFEVGLRAILRQDPDIIMVGEIRDAETAKIAVRAAITGHLVISTLHTNDAVSSIARLLEMQIPPYLLNASLIGVISQKLVRKVCNHCSHEIMIKDNFSGDVNTTVAVGCERCNDKGYFRRTAIYEILEINDDIKTCIRNMEDSSTVKEVAQNNGMITFEDSCKRLINEKITTLEECLVVNEMI; encoded by the coding sequence GTGATTAAGATTATATTAGAGGAAAGCAGTTTATCAATGTTAATACCAGAAAAACTTGCAAAAAAATATAATGTATTTCCAGTTGAATTTCAAGATGATAATTTAGTTGTAGAAATAGAGGATGAAGATATATATGCTCTACAGGACTTGAGATTAGCTACAGGTAAAGAAATTATATTGAAGAAAGAGAAAAAAGAACTTATAAGTGAAAAGATTGAAAAATATTACAATAGTTCTGAACTTGATGAGGATTATGCAAAAAAATTATTTGAAAATCTTTTAGAAAAAGCTATAAAAGAAAACGCGAGTGATATACATATAGAACCATTTAAAGAACATTTAATAGTGAGAATGAGGGTAGATGGAGAACTAAAGGAAGTATCAAAGTTTTTGGTTGATGTCTATCCATCGTTATCTACAGTTGTAAAATTAAAGGCATCAATGGATATAACAGAAAAAAGGCTTCCTCAAGATGGTAGAGTAGATATAAAGTTAAGTGGTAATTTAATTGACATTAGAGTTTCATCAATACCAACTGTCTATGGTGAAAAAATCGTTTTGAGGATACTTAATAGAGATACTTTCTTAAAAGATAAACTAGAACTTGGTTTTTCAGAAGAAGCTATAAAATCTATAAATCATATAATAAACAAAAGAGCAGGAATATTATTAGTCACAGGTCCTACAGGTAGCGGAAAAACTACAACAGTATATTCCTTATTGAATGATTTAAAAGGTATAAATAAAAATATAATGACTATAGAAAATCCCGTAGAGTATAAGATGGATGGTATAAGTCAGATTCAAGTAAATTCAAAAGTAGGATTGAGTTTTGAGGTTGGTCTTAGAGCGATATTAAGACAAGACCCAGATATAATAATGGTCGGAGAAATAAGAGATGCAGAAACAGCTAAGATAGCAGTAAGAGCAGCTATAACAGGTCATTTAGTTATAAGCACTTTACACACTAATGATGCAGTATCTTCTATAGCTAGATTACTGGAAATGCAAATACCACCATATCTTTTAAATGCCTCTCTTATAGGTGTTATATCTCAAAAGTTGGTTAGAAAAGTTTGTAATCATTGTAGTCATGAGATTATGATAAAAGATAATTTTAGTGGAGACGTAAATACTACAGTAGCTGTAGGTTGTGAAAGATGTAATGATAAAGGATATTTTAGAAGAACAGCAATTTATGAAATCTTAGAAATCAATGATGATATAAAGACATGTATAAGAAATATGGAGGATTCTAGTACTGTTAAAGAAGTAGCACAAAACAATGGAATGATAACATTTGAAGATAGTTGTAAAAGACTAATAAATGAAAAAATAACGACGTTAGAAGAATGTTTAGTAGTAAATGAAATGATTTAA
- a CDS encoding DUF881 domain-containing protein, with translation MKKQYVFIILASTILGILVGTIFRDYRSEETVYTSKDKSIRKEIKMTKKSIKELSKEKGKLDKEIDSMKKNQKNSEEISEIETLRDSLSYSDIKGSGIILSIDAIDEKTGNIANSIDYNKILVKVINELKVNGGEYIEINGQRINQYSEVVLAGSHININGVPVAQPYEIKCIGDKGKLSNYVDKGSKYLDSIQTNYPMKISIKTEENISMKKMNIPNKLKYIKGD, from the coding sequence ATGAAAAAACAATATGTGTTTATAATACTAGCAAGTACTATTTTAGGTATACTTGTTGGAACCATATTTAGAGATTATAGAAGTGAAGAAACAGTTTATACAAGTAAGGATAAGTCAATAAGAAAAGAAATAAAAATGACAAAAAAATCTATAAAAGAATTAAGCAAAGAGAAAGGTAAGTTAGATAAAGAGATTGATTCAATGAAAAAAAATCAAAAAAATTCTGAAGAAATATCAGAAATAGAAACTCTTAGAGATAGTCTATCATATTCAGATATAAAAGGTAGTGGAATAATATTAAGTATAGATGCAATAGATGAAAAAACAGGGAATATAGCTAATAGTATAGACTATAACAAGATTCTTGTAAAAGTTATAAATGAATTAAAAGTAAATGGAGGAGAATACATAGAAATAAATGGTCAAAGAATTAATCAATATTCGGAAGTCGTACTTGCAGGAAGCCATATAAATATAAATGGAGTTCCTGTAGCACAACCATATGAAATAAAATGCATTGGGGATAAAGGTAAACTATCTAATTATGTAGATAAAGGGAGTAAATATTTAGATAGCATACAAACAAATTATCCAATGAAAATAAGCATAAAAACTGAAGAAAATATCTCTATGAAAAAAATGAATATACCTAATAAATTAAAGTATATAAAGGGTGATTAA
- a CDS encoding ATP-binding protein, translating into MEGKVKKAFPGGNTSQGSYSFFDYIIPENVKRVFCLKGGPGVGKSSLMKKIYKEFLHRGYDIDLYYCPSDPSSLDGLVIKKLGVVLMDATAPHTRDPKLPGALDEIINLGDYWNTEELEKNRQEILVYDKDISNAFKRAFKFLKSAEPIFRDIEEKYSDCMDYGKVNLITEEFIKSLFDGVESTGNLKREKHLFGSAITPVGCLDYTENILKDVKKVYCLAGEIGTGKTTLLNKVYKKAIEKGLNVEVYHYPLIPEKIETVVLTDLDIGITISTIFKEEDTIDLNQFLNREKLLKYEEDIKFDEKVLDDLICWAVLNLKRAKSKHDIIESYYIPNMRFDEVGKLRDKLIKRILKYEENI; encoded by the coding sequence ATGGAAGGAAAGGTAAAGAAGGCATTTCCGGGTGGAAACACATCACAGGGCTCATATTCTTTTTTTGACTATATAATTCCTGAAAATGTAAAAAGAGTTTTTTGTTTAAAGGGTGGACCTGGAGTAGGAAAATCCTCGCTTATGAAAAAAATTTATAAAGAGTTTTTGCATAGAGGATATGATATTGATTTATATTACTGCCCTTCTGACCCAAGTTCATTGGATGGTTTAGTTATAAAGAAATTAGGCGTGGTACTTATGGATGCAACTGCTCCACATACTAGGGACCCAAAGCTACCTGGAGCTTTGGACGAGATAATTAATTTAGGTGATTACTGGAATACAGAAGAGTTAGAAAAGAATAGACAGGAAATATTAGTCTACGATAAAGATATTAGTAATGCATTTAAAAGAGCATTTAAGTTTTTAAAATCAGCAGAACCAATCTTTAGAGATATAGAAGAAAAATATTCTGATTGTATGGACTATGGTAAAGTGAATCTAATCACAGAAGAATTTATAAAAAGTTTGTTTGATGGAGTTGAAAGCACAGGAAATTTAAAAAGAGAAAAGCATTTATTTGGTTCAGCTATAACTCCTGTAGGGTGTTTGGATTATACAGAAAATATTTTAAAAGATGTAAAGAAAGTTTATTGTTTAGCTGGAGAAATAGGAACTGGGAAAACTACACTATTAAACAAAGTATATAAGAAAGCAATTGAAAAAGGTTTAAATGTAGAAGTTTATCATTATCCACTTATTCCAGAGAAAATTGAGACTGTAGTATTAACTGACTTAGATATAGGTATAACAATAAGCACGATTTTTAAAGAAGAAGATACAATTGATTTAAATCAATTTTTGAATAGAGAAAAACTACTTAAGTATGAAGAGGATATTAAGTTTGATGAAAAAGTCTTAGATGATTTAATTTGTTGGGCTGTGTTAAATCTTAAGAGAGCCAAGTCCAAACATGATATTATAGAAAGTTACTATATCCCTAATATGAGATTTGATGAAGTAGGAAAATTAAGAGACAAACTAATTAAGAGAATTTTAAAATATGAGGAAAACATATAA
- a CDS encoding YihA family ribosome biogenesis GTP-binding protein, giving the protein MKIRSSEITMSAVNKSQYPAEGIPEIALAGRSNVGKSSIINTLLNRRNFARTSQTPGKTRTINFYLINNEFYFVDLPGYGYAKIAKSEKEKWGGIMERYLESRQELCSIFLLVDIRHEPTADDKLMYEWIKHFGYNCVVIATKADKISRGQYQKHISIIRKKLQMESSEKVIPVSSLKKTGVEELWEEIVNQYNQHGYEITVD; this is encoded by the coding sequence ATGAAAATTAGAAGTTCAGAGATAACTATGAGTGCTGTGAATAAATCACAGTATCCAGCAGAAGGAATTCCAGAGATAGCACTAGCTGGTAGGTCAAATGTTGGAAAATCATCAATAATAAACACATTGCTTAACAGAAGAAACTTTGCTAGGACTAGTCAAACACCAGGAAAAACTAGAACTATAAATTTTTATTTAATAAATAATGAATTTTATTTTGTAGACCTTCCAGGCTATGGATATGCAAAGATAGCTAAGTCTGAAAAAGAAAAGTGGGGAGGTATAATGGAAAGATATCTAGAAAGTAGACAAGAATTATGTTCTATATTCCTACTTGTAGATATTAGACATGAACCTACAGCAGATGATAAGCTTATGTATGAATGGATAAAGCATTTTGGATATAACTGTGTAGTTATTGCAACTAAGGCAGATAAAATATCTAGAGGACAATATCAAAAACACATAAGTATAATAAGAAAAAAATTACAAATGGAAAGTAGCGAAAAAGTAATTCCTGTTTCTTCGCTAAAGAAGACTGGTGTTGAAGAATTGTGGGAAGAAATTGTAAATCAATACAATCAACATGGATATGAGATAACAGTAGATTAA